CTAGACAAACACGTAATTGGTTGCATCAGCAGGAGTTTGCTGAATTCCAATTTAAAGAATGGGCAAAATGCTACCATAATCTGTACCATGAAATAGAGAGAGATGAAATTTTTTTCTATATCCGTGATTTTATTAATAATGCTTTGCGTAGAATTGGCTATATAATTCGATAGAATGTTTCCCCTCCGAAAAATATTGTTGAATAAGATGTATAGTAACTTAAAAATAATGTTGTAATTTTCAGAAAAATGTAATACTATAATGTCTTAAAGAACGAATATTCATATTTTGGGAGGGGTAAGATGGAAAGTATTGTTAGTTTTATGAACAGTATTTTATGGGGACCGTGGTTTATTTATGGTATTTTATTGATCGGTTTATTCTTTTCAATTATTACAAGGTTCCTACAAATAAGACATATTAAGGACATGTTTGTCTTAATGTTTAAAGGGGAAAAATCAGAAAAAGGAATTTCTTCTTTCCAAGCAATGTCGATTGCATTATCTGGGCGCGTTGGTACAGGGAACATTGCTGGTACAGCAACTGCCATTGCAATGGGGGGACCTGGTGCGATTTTTTGGATGTGGGCAATTGCCTTCATCGGTGCAGCGACAGCTTATGTGGAGTCAACATTAGCGCAAATATATAAAGAAGAGAAAGAAACAGAATATCGTGGTGGTCCAGCCTTTTATATTGAAAAAGGGATGGGGCAGAAGTGGTTTGCAATCATTTTTGCAATTGCAGCGTTAATAGCCATGTTAATACTAATGCCTGGTGTTCAATCAAATGCAATAGCAGGTGCCGTTGAAAACGCTTTTGGAATGGAATCTTGGATTACAGGAATTATTATTGTTGTATTATTAGGTGCTATTATTATCGGTGGGGTTAAATCCATTGCAAATGTTGCACAAGTAGTTGTCCCATTCATGGCTTTAGCTTATATTCTAATGGCAATCGTCATTATTTTTATGAATATTTCAGAAGTACCTGCTGTATTTTCGCTAATTTTCTCTAGTGCTTTTGGTGCACAAGAAGTATTTGGGGGAATTATTGGTTCAGCAATCGCTTGGGGGGTTAAGCGTGGTATTTATTCTAACGAAGCGGGTCAAGGAACTGGTGCGCATCCAGCGGCGGCAGCTGAAGTTTCACACCCTGCTAAACAAGGTATTGTGCAAGCGGCATCTGTGTACATTGATACATTATTAGTTTGTTCAGCTACAGCATTTATGATCTTATTTACAGGTATGTATAATGTTCAGAATGAGAAAGCTGCGGAAGGTACAGATCCGTTTATTTACGTAGGTGAATTCAATGAAAATGGTCTTACTGGTGAGGAGCAAATTACCTTTGCGAAAAGTATTAAAGAAGGTGCTGCATATACACAATGGGCAGTGGAATCTTCATTGCCAGGCATTGGTTCAAGCTTCGTAGCAATCGCTTTATTCTTCTTCGCATTTACGACAATTATGGCGTACTACTATATAGCAGAGACGAATGTGGCCTATTTATTCTCAGGGAAAACCGAAAAGATTTTCATTTGGATAGCTAAAATCGCCTTTTTAATTGCAACATTTTTTGGAACGATTCGTACATCTGACCTTGCATGGGCAATGGGTGACGTTGGCTTAGGATTAATGGTATGGATTAACGTTATTGCCATTTTAATTATTATGAAGCCTGCGATTCTCGCATTAAAAGATTACGAGAAACAGAAAAAAGAAGGCAAAGACCCTGTGTTTGATCCTCGTAAACTAGGAATTAAAGGTGCGGATTTCTGGGTTGATTACAATGATAAACGCAAAAATAAATAATGTATAAAAAAGTCCTCTCAATATTGAGAGGACTTTTTTATTTTAATGGCCGTCGCAAGCG
This genomic interval from Lysinibacillus sphaericus contains the following:
- a CDS encoding alanine/glycine:cation symporter family protein, yielding MESIVSFMNSILWGPWFIYGILLIGLFFSIITRFLQIRHIKDMFVLMFKGEKSEKGISSFQAMSIALSGRVGTGNIAGTATAIAMGGPGAIFWMWAIAFIGAATAYVESTLAQIYKEEKETEYRGGPAFYIEKGMGQKWFAIIFAIAALIAMLILMPGVQSNAIAGAVENAFGMESWITGIIIVVLLGAIIIGGVKSIANVAQVVVPFMALAYILMAIVIIFMNISEVPAVFSLIFSSAFGAQEVFGGIIGSAIAWGVKRGIYSNEAGQGTGAHPAAAAEVSHPAKQGIVQAASVYIDTLLVCSATAFMILFTGMYNVQNEKAAEGTDPFIYVGEFNENGLTGEEQITFAKSIKEGAAYTQWAVESSLPGIGSSFVAIALFFFAFTTIMAYYYIAETNVAYLFSGKTEKIFIWIAKIAFLIATFFGTIRTSDLAWAMGDVGLGLMVWINVIAILIIMKPAILALKDYEKQKKEGKDPVFDPRKLGIKGADFWVDYNDKRKNK